The genomic region ATAGCTCTTTTGTAGAGCTAAGTATCCCAACTGTTATAACAATCTAACCTCTACTAACTTAACTAATCAATAACTAGTCTAGCTGGATAAAGCATACACACGATTTAATAGTCTAGcacaactaattaataaaattggcaATGTAGATAAATCGTAAAACACAAAATAGCACTTCTAGGAAGAAGTAAACAAGCAGCCTGGTCACCCTCTTCAGGAAGCAGTTGGCTCGTGTGGAGAGCTGGTGAAAATATGTCCATCTTTACACTGCCTCCTCAAGTGGGACTTGATAAAACGTTATCAATCCCAACTTGGAGATAAGTGACCTTAAAATTGGACTAGTAAGTGACTTAGTAAATACATCTGCCAACTGATTCTTAGTGGAAACATGTGAAGGTGCAAGAAAGCCACGTTTGGACATGTCTCAGACCAAATGATAATCAATCTTAAGAAATTTAGTTATCTAATGAAATAGAGGATTTGCAATGATGTGCAACACTGCTTGGTTGTCGCAAGAAACGAAATTGGTGTGGGAATCTGAACTTGGAAGTCCTTAAGTGGGTTATATCCAAGTGAGTTCACATGCTGTAGTTCTCATGATTCTGTACTCGGCCCTACAGTTGAGCGTGATACAGTAGTTTGCTTTTTGATTTTCCACGAGATCAAGGAAGccccaagaaaaacaaaataaccaGTTAAAGATCTCCTAGTATCCATATAAGTAGCCCAGTCTACATCGCAGTATGTAGTTAAGTTAAGATCACCATTTGCAGGGAAAATAAACCTCTGCAAGCTGTGCCCTTCAAATATCTGACAAGATGAATAGCTGCATCCTAATGCTGTTTGCAAAGATGCTACATATATTGACTTAACTGTTGCGTGACATGACAGATGTCAGGCCTACTAATCCCCAGATGAAGAAGCCTTCAGCAATTTTAAGCCTCTGGATTGGCTATCTGTTCCCTGCATTTGCTGTGAACTTAATGCATTGAAGGTAATGGAATGTTTGCTGCCTTGGCTTGACTAAGACCTGTGTCTACTACAATGTCTTTAATGTACTTGGTTTATGTGATAATATGCCTTCCTTCTGATGATGTGGAGTTTCCTAACCAAATCAATcgaaaaaaactataattatcacaaactttaaaatttcaaaatcaaattataaattttaatttcaacaaaaccaaaataacCACTCCTAacttacataattaaaatagcaACTTCTTCTTTCTATGCATCTACCGCACAAAGTTTCTTGGTACATACAACATATCAAtaatcgattttttttttaatgttcataaataattatttttcttgagatGGAAATTACAAGTTCAAAAACATATTCActtcttttatcaaattaacCATTGAAtgaaatcttttaaattatttatccaaGTTCACtaattagtatagataagTAGGTGCACCAATGGGCATGGTAAAAGAAAGCTGAGCTGCTCATGATGGTAAACTATTTTCAAGCATGTCGCCAAACTAATAActctcttcttttcaaattaattactaattttgcataaataaattgacaagGCAAGAAATTTAGctaacttgaaaaaaaaaaaaaaaagaatttcattaaTCTTCGTATGAATTTTCAAGGGGAAATGACAACCAaaagttttatgattttcttcAAACGTAACAAGACTTCCAAACATTGTCTTCTTGTgggaattaatttttacatttcatttttctcctaACTCAAAATATTGGTTAGAATATTACAGGTCATGGAGAAGTTAATTCTTGAAACAAGATTGTACTTTTTGTgaagttaatttattagatttgtaatatatatattagtgataCACAATTGTTGACTAATTGTATTATTCAATATTggtacaaatattatttgtataattatgtgcatgttattttatgatattttaaatatattgataatccAAGAACactttcaattattaatctaaataaaattaacaaaaataaaaaatatcgaaAACAACGACATGATATTTATTgtaagaaatacaaaattaaattctaattttattgcTACAACAAAATGGTCGTACTAAAGTTAATGTAACACGTTATTGTTACAACTAGAGTTCCGTAGCAAAATGTGATGATTTTGTTAGTTGTTTTTTACTATGAATTTGTTGTTGTAAGAAAAGTTATTTTTCAGAACAAACACCGAGTGATGGCTACCACTCGACCAATCATCGCAAAAGATGATTATTTTGTCACTTTTCTACTATGAAAATGGTACCGTAGCAAAAGATCATTATTTTTACGACTTGACAACCGTAGCAAGCCAATATTTCCTATAGTCGGAATTCgtagaaaaaaaagatttttgttaTGAATTTTGGCCTTCTGCTCATAAAATACTCTGAAATTCAGCACACAGAGCAATCGATAATGcataaaaaatccaatcataaaatactctgAAATTCCaacttgttctttttctctttgttgttttttttttttcatgattgTGCTATCACACAATCACTAGACATTGGAGGAATCCCTTGTTGATGTCTAAACACATTCAAGGGGTCAATCATTGTCTTAGCTCTAACCAACCTATCATAGTTTTTCAAGAAGTACTTCTCCCCCCATGTCCTAGCCATCTCCACAGCATCACCACATGCTGCACTGCTGATGTTCGGCAACTCCATAACTCCAAGATCATAGTCCATGTAGTTCACATAAGCTGCCCTCGGACCCGACGAGACGTGTGGTGCCATAGCATCGTAAAAGCCTCTTATCCACTCTATGTAGTCTCGGCTTTTGAGGTTGTCTTCTTCTTCCCAGTCAACCAAGTACTGGATTGCGAAAAGGTTGCCTTGTCTGTGAGGGAATGCGATCGACTCGCTGCTGATTCTCCTCATTTCTCCACCGTAAGGGTCTAAAATGACATACCCCTTAGGCTGTTTTTCGAGTATTTTTATAGCTGATTTTAGCCCTGTTCTTGATATAGGATTCTGCACGTAGTCTGATTTTGCCTTGAAGTAGTTCTTGTGTTGCAGATTCCGATCGTTCAAGCCAGAAATGGAGCTCCCGGTTTTCAAATCTCCGAAGTAGAGAATGGACTCAATCCAACTCATTTCCTTGCAGTCATCTTCAAGGATTCCTAATTCTGGAAACACTTGATTCAAGATTGAGACAGCTTCTGTTTTCCTGCCTAAGTAGAACCCCTTAAACGTAGCCGAAATCCCAATAGTTGTCGTTTGTGGCAATCCGGCACCAACAAAGGCCGACAGGTAGAATTCATCGTCTAGCTCCGGGGCTACGTGCTGCCACATGTCGACTAGTTTCAAAATGTCATGTTTCGACCCTGGCCTGGAAACAGTGAAACTTGTCACGGTTTCAGGCACTCTCAGCAGACGGATTTTCCAGGCATAAACGATGCCCCAAACGCCTCCTCCGCCTCCACGGATGGCCCAAAACACCTCCTCTCCCATTTCTGCCCTGTTCAGCAACCTGCCATCCGCATCAACAAGAAGTGCGTCGACCACATTATCAGCAGCCAGGCCGTATTTTCTCGACAATAAGCCAAATCCACCACCCGCTACGTGCCCTCCTATCCCGACGGTGGGGCAAGAACCAGCTGAAAATCCGTGCACACGGCTCGCCTCAGAAATGGCATAATAGGTCTGGCCGAGTGTTGCTCCACCTTCAACCCAAGCAACTTCCGAGTCCATGTCCACAGAAACTCGACTCAGGCTCATCATGTCGATCACAACAAACGGTGATCCATCACCGGATACATACGATGACCCCTCGTAGCTGTGCCCACCACATCTAACTCTGATCTCCCATGCTCCTCTCCTGCAGCATACAACACTGTCCATCAGCTGCTCCCTGCTCTCTGGCACGATAATGGCCACCGGCTTAGGCGTCATGGGATCCGAAAAACGGAGATTTTGGATAGAAAAATCGAGTAAACTGAAGTAAACAGCTCGATCATTTCCAGAACTCGGGTACAGAGAGAAGTTATTCACACCATGATCAACCAAGCAAGATTGAAGCACGTCTACATACTGATGACAGACTGCACAAACGCAAATCGACATGCAAATGCTTAAAAGAACAAGTGCATTTACGCTGAACGCCTTCATTgttctgtcaatttttttctagctGCTGCTGCAGCATTGGGAGAAAATGGTCCTTATTAAGGAGAAGATCAGAGAATCGTTGCGCCGTTTGAGGACAAACGATGGAGCGATCATCGTCGCCGGCCTGGCATTTCTTTAGTGAAACATtgtagaaaaacaaacaaacaaaacacaGAATCTTGTCAATTGTTTTTTGAGGTTGCTTAACTAAACCAGCCAAGTGCTACAAACAAGCCATGTCTTTATCCTTACTATTTTTTGAGTTTGGCTGCAAAGTCGTCCATAATGCAACGTGTGCAGAAAAtacgaaaaaataattacagcccagatacaaaaatttacaCGATTTCAAGAAAAGTCTTTAGTAAACGGTCGCTTATGATCAATTTCACTGGTTACAGCACCCCTTGaatgttgtaaaattatacatttaccGTTTACATTTttgcatctttttaattttattttaattttacttccATCAATCAGAAAGCTGAACTCCGATAAGAAAAGGATTAAAATctccaaaattgaaaagatgtAGGGCTAAATGTCGCTTTAAGAAGTTAGCACAAAAATGTTGGCAGAAATTGGTTAATTGGAATAAAAGCCTCAATTCGAGATACATGCATTATTCCTGCGAGAATGTTGAACTCAGgcgataaaaaaaataaaacgtgaaaattaaaaaaatgctaacttagaaagttaaagaaagaaaacgcCGAATGGCCAAAAGTTACGCGACCAAAAGTGCATTTTACCGCCCTCCTCTGAAGTtgggtgtaattatatatagatccCATGTAGATTGAAAAATTCATCTAGCACTcctaatatttgttttcatataacaaataaatcattcgctagtcaaaattcatcgaatgtgcaaatatttgcaaaaaaaaaaattaaataaaaattcatatttacttattacaggtcaaatatatcttttctaacgaaactacccttataagaGTGGAGATATATACATTAGCATGTGAAGACGgataagggtattttagttagaaaaaaattgtttgatgtTAATAAGTCAGTAAAAGTCCATCGGGctaaatatggattttcattcaattttttttgtaatatcaaCAAACTCGGTGAATTTTAACAAAGGGCATATCTagtttattagatgaaaacaaatatgagaagtattatataatttctcaaaccacattaaatttatgtgtaatacATCAAACCTCAAGAGAAAGCGGTATACTTATTCCATTCTTTTATGGGCCTAATCTCAACATTGGATCTGCTTTGCtgcaacaacaaaaaagttttatttttgtaaaatttattaataataagtgtacaatttaaaattttgtgctGCAATTGAGCATATTTTTATCCTAACTTTTTAttgcattaaaattttaaattctaaatttaaacatTTAAGTTACTATATGAAGTGAGTCAaataattcattcattttaatCCTCAAAttagactaaaaaaataaaatcaaagaggAATAAAATAGACACATTTCTGTATCCTTGGACTGATAATTTCCTGTTTGGCAGTTGAGCAAAGGGatcaagaacaacaaaaaaaagaccAGAAAACACACTGATTGGACTGGCCAGCAGCGACCATCCTCATCAGCAGCCAAACGCATCTTTCATAATATTTCCAAGAAGAAGAATCCAAGTAGAGACGGATGGAAACTAATTGACAAAAGCTACAACATAAAATACAGAGTAATTCAGGTAATATATACTATTGAGATTATAGATTGAGGTTCAGTTTGGCTATcgattttataattgataatgagataattaattataaaaaatttatattttaaaatagttaatttaaaaagatataattataacattagAATTcacaatttaataattaattacataaatgtaaattgtagttaaatttgaattaacgTTTTCTAAAATTACGAAATTATAGTTGACTTCACTCCAACCCATTTTAATTTGGCTTAcaggcaattttcgtcccctaacttcaagctattctcgttttagtcccctaagttactagggtttaatttggtcccgtaaaacttaaaaattctcaattttggtccaaattTTGCCGGAAAAATGAGGGGCTTGCcgaaaaaagtcacatgccaagcatgtgattttttaaatggGAGCTGGATTGTGATTGGCTGGAAAACATGACGTGGCGCAAACATGGCGCCTagttggaaattaaaaaaaaaatgactaacgTGGATATTTAATCCACGTCAGCTGTTTGCGTTGCTGCTGTTCCTGATGCATGACCGGGTGAGTCAACTCAGCCGAGTTGGCTGAGTTGACCATGTTAGCTTCCAAGGAGGCCGATTCTGTCGAGGCTCCGGTGGCCACTTCTGATCGGAGAGAAGGTCCGCCATTGTAGGGCGAGCACAGTGGTGGTTCTCCACCGGAAATCCGCTGTCATACGACGGAGAATCGAGCGCGCGATCGTCGGCGAAGGCGGAGGACGACTTTTGTTGGATCTTTGCACAGAGGTGACCAAAATCGATGGGACTGGTCTCAAAAGATTCGCCAGAACAAGAGGAGTTCAACGGTGGTCGTCCGAGCCGGTGGTTCGTTCAGACGAAGGAGAAAACGCCGACGGAAGGTGCAGTCCCATTAGAACTGCAGTAAGGAGACGAATCCAATAGTGTTAAAGTGTATATCATATTAAAGtcaaattgattgatatatttaactatGAAGGTGTTAAAGtgtatatcatattatttatttcttttaattaaaaggtTATCGGAGGGTAATTGAATGTTACTTTAATATAGAGAATAATTGATAAGGATGGTATActttaaagtataaaatgtatttaatccttaattttatacatgtaAAACTATTTCATACTTTCACAGTTATATGACTTCTTATGACAGCATTTTCTCATATTAATGAGTTGAAACCTTCAAAAAGGAACTTCCCACCACATCTATTCtcattgataataaaattagtttctCATGGGAGAACAAAACTTAAACTCCTCCCGACAAGTGTGGTTTAAGATGCCAAATGTACTCATAAGTCGACCCCATCTACAACAACGGTTACTTAAAcctaatcacaaaaaaaaaatgagtaaatattataattgatttcttAAGTTTgtgttcaaaattattttagtttttcaagttcatttttttattttagcatctctaaactttaattttagtcccatacttGTTTCCTTGATCATTTTTTGGAAAGAATATGGCCGCCATTTTGCCTTTAATTTGGAGGataaaatgacaaatttagttttttttctcattttagtatatattaaatttgtaaaattgtcaaattagTCTTTTATAATACCGAAAAAGTGCTATGTTGTGTACTTGAATTTGTGATGTGGAAAAAGTAATGAGAGGGCTAAAAATGCAGATGTCGTACTAAATACATGTCGTATGTGAACTAACAATTGCTGTAAATAATGTATATAGTGTAATCAAATGAACGTATTtcaactaaaataaaacttttctCTTAAAAGCATATAAATCGTCCTTAAATAGCTAGAAAGTTTGCAAAATCAAGATAGGAGGGGGATTCTAGTGGAACCTGACtttgaaatgaaaacacaGTCTTGGAGGTAGAATCTGGTATGGGTATGTTCTTATCTGTTTTTGCGTTGAAGTTTtactttgaaaaatacaactattttttaactttcgATTCGATGCTGAATATGCTTGTCAAAGAAACACGTGTGTCTTAAATATGACTTGACcatgtttaatatatttatttttttaaataaagaaaaataataaaattgtccCTATAAATGACGTCATGCATCGGTTACATAACCATTTTCCGGCCATATTCATCGATAAATAATCAGAGGGaccaaactaaaataataatttaaaataaaaaatactaaaaaatcaaaaaataatttaaatacgagtaaaataagtttaaataaaaacttaaggAAAAACTATACTTACtcacccaaaaaaaacaaaaaaaaaaaaaaaacaaaaagctaTGAAATCAAATCTAGCCAACTGCTAAGAAAATAAACctaaccataataataatagataaataaataaataaataaataagccaAGCCTAACTAAATATTTAGTATCATTAATGTTTTCCCCACTATAATAAGGCGATATAATTTAAGTCTACGACATAAGTTTTGAAATTcgtatatcaaataaattgtttCCTAAGCTATATAAAATACTTGTGAgcaaatcaatttaatttagcttttgtgaaattcaagaatttgatttcactattcaaaatttaataaataaataaataaaattcttctATTCaacgattaattaatttgcaacTAAATCTTTGATATACCATTTTTTGGAACtgcttatttaaattttcataaattatgttAACACTTTCGAATTATCTCTAATTAGAAAACACCCCTTACTCTTTTCATAATCACAAGTATACCCTTTGAATTTGTATTCATAATTGCAAGAATGCTATCTATTTAGtggcaaaattttatataaataccgtcttatatgtattatacTGAAGGGgtgtacatataattttacaaaaataagaaatattaaactaaCATCCCTTAAAAGGTATATTTGTAATCTTataaaagtacaaaatatttgcataattagatttaatttagaattacaaattatgaaatatttgtgtatttaaacTTGATTTTAGACAACGTcattgcaatttatcctttaaaaaatttaaatatttcaatttggatgtgatataaataattattttttcctcacATTATGGAAAGTTTTGGtataaaatcacaaaagataatattaatttaagcaTGAATCGATTAAAAGAAGTGAGCATTGGGAGATCAACAAACCTTATCTTGTAGTTGTAGtcataataatcaaataatttcacCTTGTTCTTGTCAGTCGTCAGCATATACGCTAGAGTTGATCATACATTTCTTGACAGATCAACGAAACAGAAAACGAGCGACAACGAATTAACCAAAGCTTCTTCTCGTTACAGTTCAATTCCTGAAAGAGCGAATACGACAAGTAgtaattctttgtttttggttCTTTCAAGAAGTGAGATTGACCAGGTTGAAGAAACTGGTGAGAAATGGCGAGCCGCACATCGGAACTTGTGGGTCGGGTCGACCCGGCTCAGAGCTTCGATGTTGATGCTTTGCTCCGTTATGCGATTGCGAATGTTGATGGGTTCCCACAAAGTCCTTCTCAATTCACTGTTTCtcaggtttttcttttttctcctttttgttttttccccctttgtttcttagtataattatacacatatctgtgtgtgtgttcttCGGTTGTGCTTGGAGTAGCTTTTGGTATAGTTATTGTAGTTGATACTACTAAATTTAGATTGTGGTTGGCTGAAAGTTCCGATTTTGTAGCTCTGCAAAAATTACACACTGATTTTTGTGGTTGTACATCTTAAAATGTGGAAAAATGATTTCCATTTAGCTGCCAAAGTTTTATGAAATGGGAATTAGGATTCAGTATGAAAGGTTTTTGCTTCAAGAAAAGTATTTGGTTTCTTGGACTGCTAAGTCCGTAAAGTGGGAAAGATGAAAGAAGTTGAGTGAAAAAAGAAGtgtattcaatttatttggaGAAAAGCTGAAAATTTTACGAGTTGCGTTTTCTGGTTGTAAGGGAAGTTTTTGTAAGCTGATGGTGTGAAGTAATTTGCTTATATAATTGTAGACTGCAAATCTTATTACTGGTGTACTTTgctattctataatttaacgtCAGTTTGGGCATGGCCAATCAAATCCAACATTTCTCCTGGAAGTCCAAAGTGGATCGTTAAAGAACTGGTATGTGATGAGAAAGAAACCTCCAGGAAAATTGCTTGAATCTGCACACGCTGTCGAGAGAGAGTTTCAGGTAATGTTCTATATAATTCTCTCTCCATCACAGATTGACAaacgtttttattaatattctgaGTGTATTCAAGTGGTTCCATTGTTTTCTTTGTACTTGCTGCACATGCTGCTGAGAGAGAGTTTCAGgttctatatatattctctctcCATTGTAGATAGGCAAACATTGTGTCAATAATTcgagttcaaaatttactttaaGTGGTTTGGTTATTTCTCGTTTAACTACTTGTCCCTTCTTAATTTGGTGAATCATTTTGGACACTGCAGGTTTTACATGCCTTAGGTACTCATACATTGGTCCCTGTGCCTAAAGTTTATTGTTTGTGTACTGATTCGAGTGTGATTGGGACACCATTTTACATTATGGAGTACCTTGAAGGACGCATATATATAGATCCAAAGCTTCTAGTAAGGGTTTTAGTCTTCTGATACCATCTTTCTGGTCTTTTGACAACTGAGCACCGGAggttttattatttcttgtctCATTCTTCAGAATGTAGCACCACGACAGAGGAGAACATTATATCATGCCACTGCTAAAGTTTTGGCCTCTCTTCATTCTATTGATGTGGAAGCCATTGGTCTACGCAGCTATGGAAAACCGAACAATTACTGTAAGCGGCAGGTAGGCAATTGCTGTTTTTCTCTTGAAGGCATTACTCCTTACCACCTGCTTTTGTACTGTATTGTCGCTTTTGTAAATGACTTAGATGCTATAACAAGCTAATGAGATATGTGCACTTCCTTAGGTAGAGAGATGGGCCAAGCAGTATCTTGTTTCCACTGGGGAGGGCAAATCTAATAGAAATCCGAGAATGTTAGAACTTGCTGATTGGTTGCGCCAGCACATTCCGCTTGAAGATTCTTCGGGAGCAGCAGCTGGTTTAGTACATGGCGACTTTCGGATTGATAATCTTGTATTCCATCCCACTGAGGTCAGTACTTCAGAAGCATTATACATTTCAATATGCAATGTTCATACGTTGATGCAATCCAATGCTCCACTACAGTTTTTCTTGAGAGATCATTGAATTCTGTTTGGCTAACTGCAGGATAAAGTGATTGGCATTCTTGATTGGGAATTATCCACCCTTGGGAATCAAATGTGTGATGTTGCATACAGCTGCTTGGTACTCAATTCTATTGCAACTCTTATAAGtctcttttatgtttttccatcgaacttatttgcatttttccaagatagaattcaaatacttcatttcttaaaactaattatattttcgtGATGCTTGTTTTCTCATGTCATGCCAGCATTACGTTGTGGATATTTCTTTGGACAAAGTGGAAAAGAATGGAGGTCTTGAGTTAACTGGAATACCTGAAGGAGTTCCATCATTGGCCGAGTATCTCGCAGATTATTGTGCTGCAGCTGTAAGGACAACTTGATTGATAGTTCTGAATTTCTACTTTGCTTACATGAGTCAATATTGATAGAAATAAAGCAATTTCCTATTCGATGCTTATCTGGGATTGTCtggctaattttttaatttcgtcCGAGCAAATTCAGATAAATATTGATGCCTCATCTGTGGGAAAACAATTATAGGTCAAGTAGGAGCTTGGTGCACTTTCATAACtgatgttttattttagttttctcttaaaatcagtctgattttttttatcattggAATGTTTCAAACCTTAAAGGGTTCAAGTTTGCTAAAACACAGCTATTTGAAGTGTTGGTATGGCTTTCACTAGGCATGGTATTAGATGCAAGTGAAACATTCAGAGATGGACATTTCCTTCACCAGTTTTGTTATCAGTGATTTGGTTCTAAATATTAACAGATGTCatgaatttctatattttgctAAGCCCTTGAGAGCTTTTACGTCTAATGATGATTGCAATGCAGGGAAAACCATGGCCGGCCAGTCAGTGGAAGTTTTATGTTGCCTTTTCCTTGTTCCGTGGAGCATCTATCTATGCAGGAGTACATTGTAGATGGATTTTGGTATTAGCTATTAAGTTAGTTTACTTGTGCATGTTAGATGATTTTGCTGGTTTGCAAGTCACGATTTTCTTAGGACCTTACTAATAATCtatctttttgtaaatatcTCTTTCTAGGGAAATGCTTCAGGAGGAGAGCGTGCCCGCCATGCTGGAAAGAAGGCTGATGCTATGATCGAAACTGCATGGGCATTTATCCATAGGGATTCAGTTCTTCCCCTGCAACCCCCACAGGGTAATGTCAATTTCTGATATATTCCCTTGAGATTTGATAGTCGGAGAAGATAGTCTGTGTGACAATCCATCAATCTTGACTCAATTATCTAATAGGGAGGTTACTACAATATGATCTTTTAAACGGCTATAACTCTTGGCATGCTTTCCGCCGATTGACTTTTCTGTCAGATATGCAAACAAAATTTAACCTTTTACATTGTCTTTCATGGTCTGTTGAGGTATTCAtaagttttccttttctcaGCTTTTTCCAAGTGAGTCAGTTGTAAAccttttttacaaataataacttgtaaatctttttaaaaatgaaacagtTAACCATCCTATCTATCTGTATGACCCTTGCATCTGTAGCTGGGCACAATCTGTATGCATCAAAATATAGTACTCCTAAAGTCGCTGCCCATGCTTCTAAAGAAGAGTTAGATGTCCTTGGACATTTTATCATTACGCATGATTTTGTTAAAGTCCATAGAATACACAACTGGTTGCTTTGTGTGATAACATGGGCTACATTTAATTTCAGTAAAGAGAATTGGTATAGACTCTGATATTAATTGTAGTTGGAAGCTTATTTTGTTTACTGAAATTCAATCCTTCCTGAATTTCTTTATTGCTTTCTTTATATCAGAGTCAAGTCCTGAACAACACGTGCAGCAACTTGGAAAAGAAAGCAGAAATAGCCTCCATCCAAGTGGAGGAAGATTTGTTCCAAGTCAAAAGGTTCAAGAGTTGAGAAACAAATTGATCAAGTTTATGGAGGATCACGTATACCCTATGGAACACGAGTTCTACAAACTTGCTCAGTCTAATGATCGTTGGTCCATTCACCCTGATGAGGAGAGGTTAAAGCAGTTAGCCAAGAATGAGGGACTCTGGAACTTATGGATACCTGTACATCAGTTGtcaata from Sesamum indicum cultivar Zhongzhi No. 13 linkage group LG3, S_indicum_v1.0, whole genome shotgun sequence harbors:
- the LOC105156870 gene encoding reticuline oxidase-like codes for the protein MKAFSVNALVLLSICMSICVCAVCHQYVDVLQSCLVDHGVNNFSLYPSSGNDRAVYFSLLDFSIQNLRFSDPMTPKPVAIIVPESREQLMDSVVCCRRGAWEIRVRCGGHSYEGSSYVSGDGSPFVVIDMMSLSRVSVDMDSEVAWVEGGATLGQTYYAISEASRVHGFSAGSCPTVGIGGHVAGGGFGLLSRKYGLAADNVVDALLVDADGRLLNRAEMGEEVFWAIRGGGGGVWGIVYAWKIRLLRVPETVTSFTVSRPGSKHDILKLVDMWQHVAPELDDEFYLSAFVGAGLPQTTTIGISATFKGFYLGRKTEAVSILNQVFPELGILEDDCKEMSWIESILYFGDLKTGSSISGLNDRNLQHKNYFKAKSDYVQNPISRTGLKSAIKILEKQPKGYVILDPYGGEMRRISSESIAFPHRQGNLFAIQYLVDWEEEDNLKSRDYIEWIRGFYDAMAPHVSSGPRAAYVNYMDYDLGVMELPNISSAACGDAVEMARTWGEKYFLKNYDRLVRAKTMIDPLNVFRHQQGIPPMSSDCVIAQS
- the LOC105156871 gene encoding probable acyl-CoA dehydrogenase IBR3, translated to MASRTSELVGRVDPAQSFDVDALLRYAIANVDGFPQSPSQFTVSQFGHGQSNPTFLLEVQSGSLKNWYVMRKKPPGKLLESAHAVEREFQVLHALGTHTLVPVPKVYCLCTDSSVIGTPFYIMEYLEGRIYIDPKLLNVAPRQRRTLYHATAKVLASLHSIDVEAIGLRSYGKPNNYCKRQVERWAKQYLVSTGEGKSNRNPRMLELADWLRQHIPLEDSSGAAAGLVHGDFRIDNLVFHPTEDKVIGILDWELSTLGNQMCDVAYSCLHYVVDISLDKVEKNGGLELTGIPEGVPSLAEYLADYCAAAGKPWPASQWKFYVAFSLFRGASIYAGVHCRWILGNASGGERARHAGKKADAMIETAWAFIHRDSVLPLQPPQESSPEQHVQQLGKESRNSLHPSGGRFVPSQKVQELRNKLIKFMEDHVYPMEHEFYKLAQSNDRWSIHPDEERLKQLAKNEGLWNLWIPFDSAARVKQVISDQRRDSPVDKAFDELLGAGLSNLEYGYLCEIMGRSVWAPQVFNCGAPDTGNMEVLMRYGNAEQIRQWLVPLLEGNIRSGFAMTEPQVASSDATNIECSITRHGDSYIINGRKWWTSGAMDPRCKVLIVMXXXXVNAPKHRQQSMILVDINTPGVNIKRPLMVFGFDDAPHGHAEISFENVCVPCTNILLGEGRGFEIAQGRLGPGRLHHCMRLIGAAERGIQMMIQRAISRRAFGKLIAEHGSFLSDIAKCRIELESTRLLVLEAADQLDQLGNKKARGTIAMAKVAAPNMALKVLDMAMQVHGAAGLSGDTVLAHLWATARTLRIADGPDEVHLGTIGKLELRRAKL